The segment TTCTCGTTCATGCGGCCGTCGATGTAGGAGCGCACGATTAGGTTCGGCACGTCAGCCGCAAGTTGGGGATCTTGCGAAAGAAACGATATCTCCAGGACACGCGACTTGCCAATAGGATGCACACTAAGGCGTTTGCGGAACTGTTCAATAACTTTGGAGAGTTCGTTGCCTGGACGTTCACGGGGTTCTTCAGGCGTATTTGACCAGTTCCTGTCGTTAGATATTGCGCCGAGGGCGGTGCGCATGGAGTCGGCTGCCCAGCCAATCACTCCCTGAATACCCGACGGTGTGCCTAGCTCTTTGTTGAATTCCGGAAGTGCCGCGAGGTTCAACTCCTCAACGACGAGGCGGCTCAACGAGCGTGAGAGGAGGACCTGCAACTCGGTCTCGACGACATCCGGCGAACGCCCGAGTGATCCGACAACCTCTTGTATCCCAACGATCTGGCGCTCGGGAGGGGACAGCATGAGCGTCGCCGACGACATGTATTGCGGCGTCATGAGTAAGCAGGCGAGTGCACCTAGTACCACGGGTACGGCAATGAACGTGGCGATCGTCAGCTTGCGCCGCCGAACAACATCTAACAACCCCACAACACTCCCGCCTTCTGATGCATTCTGCGATGCCACGGAATGCAAAGGATCCGTATTGTGGAACACAGTGCTGCCGTCGACATTGTCAACCATGCTTGGTCCTTCCATTCGTCTTTTTCGATGACCCATTGGTGGCTGGCCTTTTGGGGAAAAAATGACAACCAAGCGCAGCCACGAATGCTGGCCGGCAACCATAGTTACATAGAACCCGTTAGCGATGCCCCCTCGGTGCACATAGATGGAGTGGACAGCCTATCCTACTTCAATATCATTTTATCAGGTCCTCCGCTATAGTACCGGCGCGCCAGATCCTTATAAGCTCGACTAAGTTAGATCGCCCAAGAAGAACTACAGCTGCCCCATAAACCAGCACACCCATTACGATAACGATAAGGTTTGCCATTATAAGGTCGAAATGTTTCCTCGCGATTTCCTGCAAGGGCAGTATCACGAGGATCATAACTGCTGTGCAGATGACTGCGGGCATATAGGCCCGGGCGGCGCGTCCGCCGGCACCGCCCGTCACGGCGGCGCATATTGGGAGAACCAGGATGCCACGTCCCGCGAGAGCCCAGGCGACCGTCGAGAGCCCCAGCGGCACTGTCACCGATATCAGCAAGACATCTAGAGTGGCGACGGCAGAAACCATAGCGAGGTTGACGAACGAGTGTCCCGAGGCGCGCAGGAAGATACTATGGATATGGAGCACCATCATGCCAGCCCCTGCGATCGCGAGCGGCGGCAGAATTTCGGACGACGACTTCCAATGCTCCCCGAAAAAAGCGGTGACGAAATCCGGTCCGACGAGAGCCAAGCCGCAAAAGGCGGGGAACGACAGCAGGGTGGAAAAGCAGAGGAAGTGGACGAAGGCAGCTTGGAGCCTTTCCTGTTCGGTTTGCATTCGGCTCATTATGGCCAAGACCGCCTTGCCATTTCCTTCAGCCAGCAAATCAACAAACATACGTACAATCCGTGTGGCCACCGTGTAATAGCCGAGCGCTGCCGGCCCTAGAACGATTCCAAGGATAAGGCGGTCGGCGCCCTCCCGTGCGAAGAAGAACAGGCGCGCCCCAGTCGCTCCCGTCCAGTATCGCAAAAGGTCCCGCCCGGCGCGCCACTCGAACCGGAACCGCGGACGCCAATCGCCAATGAGCCAGAAGAGAATGGCACAGATCGAAGTTTCCACGATTTGATTGGCAACCAGACTCCAGATGCCCCAACCGCCTATGGCCATTGCCACCGCAATGCATCCGGCAACCCCCTGTCCGGTCATCCAGATCTTAGCGGGTGTGCGGAAATTGAGACGACGCTGGAAAAGCGCAACTTGAACGTTGCACAGCGCTCCTATAAACGGAGCCGGAGCAAGCAGCCGAACCAGGTCCGCAATGTCGGGCGCGCCGATCGCCGCCGCGATTAGATCGGCGCTCAGTGCCATAACACAGCCGAGTGCCGCTGCCAACGCCAAGTTGAGCCAGAAGGCGGCATCAAGATGTTCAGCCCGCAGACAATCGCGCTGCACGAGCGTTTCCGTTACCGCGCGGTCAACGAAGACGCCGGCAAAGGTCTGCACCGCGAGGGCAAAGGCGAACAGGCCAATGTCGGCCGGAGTTAGAAGTCGGGTCAACGCAAGAAAGAACACGAGGGACAGCGCGTGCCGCCCCATCGCTTCCGCAGTTGACCAGGTAATGGCACTTCTGCCGGAAAGCGGAGTCGCGATCATCTATCAGTTCATCCGGCATTCTTTAGGTAGGGCAGGCGCCCACCTCACGTAACCGGCGCTTTTATATACCCTTCGATTTCGAGAAGGCGGCGCAGCCCATCTTCAAGCTGGATCTGCGGACGCCAGCCGAGGATCTCTCGTGTCGACGTACAATCTGGTGTCAAAGTGGCGCGGTCAAAGCGCCGAAAACGGGCCTTATCCTCGATAATTGGACGGTCTAGTCCAGCCCCGCGCATCAGAAATTCAACCACGTTCCTTACCGCAATCGGCCGTTCCGTGCCAAGATTAAAGGTGCTATGGGTTCCCGTATCGCGCTTCAGGGCAGCCCGAAACGCGCTCACCACGTCACAGACGTGGATGAAGTCCCGCATCGCGCCGAGATATCCCATATGGAGGGGCGCGGTGTCGGACTCGCGAAAGCGCTTCAGGATGTCGGGAATGACGTGCGGGTTAGTTTCCCGCGGTCCGTAGACGTTGGCGAGCCGGAAGCTGACGGCGGACTCTGCCGCGCCCACTGTTGTTGCATAGCGGATCAGGTCTTCGCTCAGTGACTTCGTCAACCCATAAACATTCGACGGCCGGGGTTGATCTCCAACCCTGTGGGTGTGGTCGGTAGCCTCGTAGACATCCATCGTCGAAGCGAACAGCAGTTTACGGGTCGACCTGCGTGTCAGCGCCTCTACAAGTGTGTGCGTCGCGCCGGTGTTGATGGCGAAGGTACGGCCGGGATTCTCCATACAATAGGGGATGAAATGGATGGCGCAGAGATGGACCACTGCGTCCGGCGCGAAGCCCTCGATGATGGCGTGAACATCCTCCACGTTGGCTCGCCCCAAATCCATCTCAACGCAGGCTGCTTCCTGCGGAATGTGTTCACGGCGGCCAGTAAAGAAATTATCGATGATCAGCAATTCGTGTCCGTCAGCGGTGAGAGTCTCGCACAAATGGCTTCCAATAAATCCGGCGCCGCCGGTAATGAGGATCTTCACGCGAGCACTCCATTGAACTGGATGGGTTGAAAACAAAGCTCAAGTCGGCTGATCAGACATCCCCAATCGAGCGATTCTGCGCCTGAAAGGCCCCGCGTGGAAAGATGTTCCCATTGCGCGAGGGCGTCGTTAATCCCCTGCGCAAGCGCCTGAACGTTGGGCTCAGTCACCAATCCGCAGCCGTAATCGCGTACGACAGAGCAGGTTCCGTTTCCGGGGTGGTCGACAGTGACCAGAGGCAACCCCGAGGCCATTGCCTCGGCAGCCACGCGCGGAAAGCCTTCACGACGGCTGGGCAGCACAAGGATCTCAGCCTTTGACAGCAGATCGATCTTCTCGCTTTCGCTGACACTGCCGAGAACATGGATGACGTCGGCCCAGGACGACTCAGAGGCTCTCGCTTGGACCTCGGTCAGCGATGGTCCATTGCCGGCGATTGTCAGTACCCCGCCGAATCCCTGCGTTTTGAGCCTTTCAAAAGCCTCGATCAGCAGCGGAACGTCCTTGTGTGGCGCGAGTCGACCGAGATACAGAAGCCCATTGCGGCGAACTCGGGCTTCACTCCGATAGGCGCTGAAGCTGATCCCGCTGGGCATAACGAGAGTGTCGCGCCCAGAGGCGGCGCCGATGAACCGTGAAACCGCACCGCTTACCCCCATGTTCTGACCAACTATGCGAGGCAACAGCGCTTGCGCCCACGAGTAAGGCGGCTTTTCGCGAACTTCGCACCAGTCCAGGAATGCCCGACTCCTATGCGTGCCCGGCAGGGTCAAAACATGGAGGAACGGCCACTGATTCATGATGATGGTGTCGAACCGGTTCTCCTTGAGCACTCGTCGTGTCCATAAAGCGTAACGGAGGATGGCGGTCCAGTTGCGCTTCATTGCCGGAATGCGCGGTTTAGTGTATCCATCGATGCAGGGGTGACGATGGATATGGATATTGTCGACTATTTCCGTTGAAGCCAAGTCGCGCTGATGGCCGATACAAAACACCTCGACGACGTGGCCTCGCAGGGTTAGCTCTCGTGCCATTTCCGCGAAACGGATCTCTTGTCCGCCCACACTCGGAGCATAAAGTTCAGTTAGAATGGCGATGCGCATACTTCCTCTCCTAAAATACCACGGGGTGCGCCCCAGGTATTTACTTTAATAAATAATAAAATTCTTTAGTATGCGCCTCGTCCGATGAGTACAGCATTGACAGTTCGCAGTAAGATGAGCAAATCCTTGCGAAGGCTTCGAGTTCGCACATATTCCAGCTCTATTTCCATGCGCTTCGACAAAGTTATCTCGTTTCTTCCTGAGACTTGCCAAAGGCCAGTCAACCCGGGGGATACTGAAAGCAATTCGGCGGCCGCCGCACCATAGAGATCTATCTCTTCCGCAGTGACTGGTCGTGGACCAACCATGCTCATCTCTCCACGGATGACATTGATGAGTTGCGGGAGCTCATCCAAGCTGGAGCGGCGTAGAAAGCGTCCAAAGGTTGTGATTCTGGGATCATCGCGCAGCTTGCGAGTCTCTCTCCATTCCTCCCGGCTCTTTGAACAAACACGTAGACGTTCGGCAAGCGCCTCCTCGGCATTCGGAATCATAGTCCTGAACTTTAAACATGAAAAAGTTCTTCCTCCCTGCCCAACTCGTTCATGCTGATAGATGATCTCCCGTCCACTGCATCTGACTACTAGGGCGGTCAGAACTAAGAGCGGCCCAAGCGCGACGAGAAGCATGGAAGCGCAACCCAGATCGAGCAGGCGCTTTGCTTTCAGTCGGGCAAACCTTGGGAGAAAATCCGGAACGATCCAATCAAATGCAGTGCTATTCTGCCTTAATGTATCGGAAGGCTTAACGCTGCAGCCGTAATAATCTCTGCTCAGATCGAAACTTTTTTCTAGAATTTCTAGACTGCTGTTCCGGGCATTATGGCTTTTGTACATTGAGGCTGCCTATTCTTTACTTGGAAGAATCCTGGCTGAGCAAATTCCACGCGAATTTATTTGCAATGCACTCCGATGCGCAACGTCAATTACGTGGTAATAAACAAATTTCTTGGAACATTTGGAGAAAAATGCTCGTGAGCCACGCTTTGTGGGTCGAAAATCAGGGTAGGAAGAGCGTCAATCAGGGGACAGGAGTTTCTAGAGCGGCGAGCGTGAAACCGGAATCTAGAGGGTTCTCGGATGTCCCGCGGACGCTTCGGGCACGGCAGCGGCTTGGCGTGCGGGACATCCGAGAAGCCGGATTGAACTGAACCGCGGTTCAGGAGGCCTGCATTATGGGGATAGTATGTAAAGGGCGGATGAAGCTTGGCCCTTCCGCATTCTCGATACCGCTGGCGAATTCTCTATGCGGTTTCAGGCATCATAAGGGCGGTGAATGCCGATCGGCGAGTTTGGGCGCGCGGTTCATCGATGAGCCAGCAATAGATGCGGCTCAGGTCAATGGCGGCGGCGATCAGGAGATGCTGCAAATGGGTTTTCGCCAATCCGATATACCGCGAGCGTCGCAGGTCGAAGGCTCTGACGGCCTGTGAGATCGTCCCTTCGATGCCGGCCCGCTTGCCATACTGTTTGCGGAACTCCGCTGTTTTCTCCCGTTGCCGGGCTACCTGCAGGGCGATCTGAAGCTCCGGCATCTGCAGGGTCAATGTGCGCCGGACACCATCGGCGTCGATACAGTCAAGGCGATGAGGACAGATCCTGCAGGTTGAACTGGCAAAATTAACCCGGATCACCGGTTTGCCTCTGGGTTCCTGCATCGGAAACCAATTGGCACTAGTCTGCCCGGCCGGGCAGATCACCTGGCGCCGCTCCCAGTCGATGGTGAAGTCCTGCGCGGCAAAGCCTTTGTTCTCGCGCCCTCGGCGGTGATAATCGCCGCGCGTCGGTCCCAGCAGGTCAATGTCATACCGGGTGCGGCTGGACAGCAGGCGTTTGGCATCGACATAGCCGGTATCGGTCAGATGCACCGCCGGCAACAGGTTATCTGCGGCCAAGGCATCGTGGATCGGCTCAAGAGCATCGCTGTCAGCCACCGGTGCGGCAGTGGTCTCCACGTGGGTGATCAGGTGAGGCTGGTCGTCCTCGCAGCTCTCTGTGAGATGCACCTTGTAACCAATCCAGGAAATGCTGCGTTTTTTGGCGAGATGCGCTTCGGGATCATAAGGCGACGCGATGAACAGCGCCGACGGCGGCACCCCCTCCGCTTCGGTGCGCCAGTGGATGTCCGCCTCTGAGCGGTAGAATTGCTGGACCCAAACCTGCCGCATGATTTCAACGGCCGGAATGTGGCGGAGCCAGGGCTCGGTTTCGTAGGCATAGATGGCGTCGAGCAGCGCGTGCCCATCGGCGCCGATCTGCTCCGCATAGGCCTGGCGTTCATCCCTGCTCTTGGGCAGACGGTAGTCGTCGAACCGTCGGCCATAGCGCTCCAGCCACTCTGGTGGGCTGAGCCGACGCAGCCAATCGGGAGCACTCACGGCCAGGCTGTCGAGAGCATGCCGCATCGTTTCGCCGGCGCAGTCCAGACGATAGAGAGCTCGGATCATGCCAAGCACGTGCGTCGAGTCGGTTCGCTGACGCCCACGCGCCGCCAGCCATTTCCGCGCCCGGCACAAGTCCAGGATGGCATCAAGCAGGCGGCGCTCGGCCGAGCCTTCCACCAAACGGGTGCGGAACTCGCTCAGCACTGTGCTGTCGAAGCCGGGATCGCTCAATTCGAGTCCCAGCAGATACTTCCAGTCGATCCGGCTACGGACAGCCTCCGCCGCCTGGCGGTCCGACAAGCCATCGGCGAACTGCATGACGACTACCAGGGCCAGGCGCCAGGGCGCCTCGGCGGGCTGACCGCGGCTGGGATAAAGACCCACAAACATCTCATCGCTGTAGATCGTCCCCAACTCATCGCGCAGACTGAGCCAGGCATTGCCCTTGGGAAAGGCCGCCCTGGCTATCCGGACAGTCTCCTCAGGAACCGGGGCCATTTCCTTCGGCTGCAGCGACATCGAAGCCTCCACAGGCTATTCTCCAGAGCCAATACTTGGGTTTCCTATACGATCACTCCAACTGCCGGCCAAATGAAGCGCCTACGGAATTCGCCAGCGGTATCATTCTCGGTGCAACGGGTCAGCTGAGCGGACGGATTTGATCGCGCCAGCATCACGCTGCCTCGAGAACGCGATGGCGCAGCAGGTCAAATCCGGCACGCCCGCACATGGTGCGCTTGATTGTCTTCAAGTGGCAGATCTGCCCTTCCACCGGTCCGGTACTCCAGGACAGCGACAAGGCGGCCCGAACCGCGGCCAGGTCACGCCTCAGTCCGCCGACAAATCCGGCAAAGGTCGTCTTCTCAGCTGCGACAAGCCAGTCATCCAGTCGCTCCTCCTGCTGCTGGCGGATCATTGCGCGGAACTCCCTGGCCAGATCGATGAGGTGGGCGAGTTCAGCGGAACCGGCGATCAGGGCATCGACGAATCTCCGCTCCGTTTCGTCGATCTCGTCAGCATCGGCGACAACCAGCCAGGCCGCCCGCCGGCCGCTCGGAGTCTTCCACGCCGGTGCCGATCCGGCAGACTTAGGTGTGGCAGCTCGCAGCCGGCGGAGCCAGTCCCGCACGGTGCTCGCTCCGCCGGTAAAGCCACGCTCGCGGAGTTCTCGCCAGAGCCGAACCCCATTGTGGCAGCCTTCGTCCCAGCGCCGGCGCAGATAGTCGCCATGAACATCGACCGTGCTGTCTCCGGACGGCTGCTGCCAGCTCGGCAGCCGTCCGGCTTTCAACCAGTCGTGTACCGTGCCTCGGTCCAGACCGAGAGTGCGGGCGATCCGGCTCCTGGACCAGCCTTTCGCATCCAGGGCGACCACCTCGTCGAAACGAGCCTGCCGTGCTGCCCGCTTATCCAGGCTGTGCTGCTGACGCGTCGTTGGGGGTTTGGGTAAGACGATGGAAACTGGCGGACTTGCTGGTTTCACGGGTACTGGATCCGGTAACGCCAGAGCTGTGGCAGCCTTTGCGGCAGCGCGGATACCCCGATGGTGACGGTTGAGAGCGTTGCCCACGGCATCGCCCAGATTGCGCAGCAGGTGGAACCGGTCGGCAACCTGGATCGCCTGCGGAGCGCCGGTGCGAACGCCGTCGGCAAAGGCACCGGCCCGGTCGCGGGCGACGATCTCAACGCCGGGATGATCCTTCAGCCAGGCGGCGACGGTCTCAGCCGTGCGGTCGGGCAGCAGCTCGATCGGCCGGTTGGCACGCTCGAGATCAACGATAATGGCGCCGTAGCGCCTGCCACGGCGCCAGGCCCAGTCATCGATACCGATGACGCGCGCCGGCAGCGCCGGTTCGACCGGAACGGCCCGGATCAGACGCAGCAGGGTGTCGCCGCTGACCGGCATGGCGAGCCGGCTCGCCAGGCGGGAGCCCAGTTCGCCGCCCGCACCCAGCGCCAGGGAACGCTGGACGTCGGCGAGCCGGATGGTGCGCCGTTTGCGATCCGGCACCGCCGCGGACAGGCGCTCGGCGAAGATCCGGCGCGGGCAGTCCGATTGGAGGCAGCAGAAGCGGCGGATCTGGAGGGACAGTGAGACGATGCGGCCCATCAGGGGAAGGTCGGCGACACGGCGGATGTAGCGGCCGTGAACCCGTCCCGACGGCATGGCGCACATCGAACAGCAGGCGGTCAGGTCAGCCGATCGGGCATGCACGGTGACGAGCCCGGAATTGACCTCGACACGGTCAACGACGATCCCGTCCGGCAACAGGGACAACAGGGGTTCGGTGATCAAGAGCGATACAGGTTGAGAGGGAGCTGATGCCCTTTATGTGAGCATCCCAGCAGCTCTCCGCATCAAGCTCCACCGAGTTTGCGGAAGGGCCAGTATTCACCCGGCACTTACATAGTACGCTTTGCGGGTGGCTGGCGGCAGGCGGAAGGGCCGGGCATGGCGGCCGATCGGGCGCGTGGGCCGGCGCAATGGACCGACGAACGGACGGGACGGACCGGCGCGTGACGGTGCCGGTGGCGGCTGGAGGGCCTGCCCCGGCGTTCAGGGTGGTCCCCGGCGCACCGGTCCGCTTTCCCGAGGCGGTCGGGCGGCACAGGCTTGGCCGATGATCCGGTGGGGCAGAGGGCGAGGACGGTCATGACGTGTCGGGCCAGGGCGGCGGGCTTGGCCGCGCGGGGCGGGCCAGGACGCCCAGGGGCATCATCGGGCCGGCGCAGCACGGGCAGACGTCGAGCGAGCGTCCGGTCAGCCGGCGGTAGCGCTCGCGGTAGTCGTCCGCCGGATGGGCCGGCTCGGGCGGCGGGGCCGCGAGCAGCCGGCGGCACAGCGCCAGCTTGTCGGCGCGATGGCCGTTGGCCAGGAAGCCGAAGTGGCGGATGCGGTGGAACCCGGCCGGCAGGACGTGGAGCAGGAAACGCCGGATGAACTCGCCGGCCTCCAGGCTCATCACCTTGGCCTTGGCGTGGCGCCGGTAGTCCTTCCAGCGGAAGCGGACCCGGCCGTCCTCGAGGTCGAGCAGGCGGCTGTTGGTCAGGGCGACGCGGTGGGTGTAGCGGCCGAGGTAGGCCAGGACCTGCTCGGGGCCGCCGAACGGCGGCTTGGCGTAGACCACCCATTCGGCCTGGCGCAACGGCGCGAGGTGGCGGGCGAAGGCATCCGGGTCGGCCAACCCGGCCAGATCAGAGAAGAAGCGCAGCGTCCCGGCCGCGAACGCGGCGTCGAGCCGCTCCAGGAAGAGCCGGCGGAACAGCCGGGACATGACCCGCACCGGCAGGAAGAAGCCGGGCCGGCAGGCGACCCACCGGCCGCCGCCGGGGGCCGGGCCACCGCCCGGCACGATGCAGTGGACGTGAGGGTGGTGCTGCAGGGCCTGCCCCCAGGTGTGCAGCACGGCGATGCCGCCGACCTCGGCGCCCAGGTGCCTCGGGTCGGCCGCCAGGGTGCGCAGCGTCTCGGCCGCCGCCCGGAACAGGATGGCGTAGACCACCGCCTTGTTCTGGAAGGCGATCTCGGCGACCGGCGCGGGCACGGTGAAGACGACGTGGAAGTACGGCACCGGCAGCAGGTCGGCCTGGCGGTCCTCCAGCCACTGGGCGCGCGCCAAGCCCTGGCACTTCGGGCAGTGCCGGTTGCGGCACGAGTTGTAGGCGACGCGGACGTGGCCGCACCGCCCGCAGCCCTCGACGTGGCCGCCCAGCGCCGCGGTCCGGCACGCCTCGATGGCGGCCATGACCCGGCCCTGGTCGCCGCTCACGTGGCCGGCGTGGGCGGCGCGCCAGTCGGCGCCGTGGCGGCGGAAGATGTCCGCCACCTCCAGCGGGGCGGCCACCGCTCAGCCCGGCGGCACGACCTCCAGGCGCAGGCGGTCGAGCGGGCTGGCCGTCTTCTGGATCGTGCTGCTGGAGACCTGGGTGTAACGCGCGGTCGTCGAGATGTTGGTGTGCCCGAGCAGCACCTGGATGATGCGGATGTCGGCGCCGCCCTCGAGCAGGTGGGTGGCGAAGCTGTGGCGCAGGGTGTGGACGGTGACGCGCTTGGCCAGCCCGGCGGCCTCGCGCGCCGAGCGGCAGGCGGCGTGGAGCACCGTCTGGTCGATCGGGCGGTCCTGGTCGCGCCCCGGGAACAGCCAGTGGCACGGCTTGGCCAGGCGCCAGTAGGTGCGCAGGATGGCGAGCAGTTGGGCCGACAGCATGACGTAGCGGTCCTTGCGCCCCTTGCCCTGCTCGACGCGGATCAGCATGCGCGCGCTGTCGATGTCGGCGACCTTGAGGGCGACCACCTCGGAGACCCGCAGCCCGGCGGCATAGGCGGTGGTCAGGGCGGTCCGGCTCTTCAGGCTGGGCACCGCCTCCAGGAAGCGGACGACCTCGTCGGTGCTGAGCACGACCGGCAGCCGACGCGGTTCGCGGGCGTAGGCGATGCGCTCCGGGATCTCCGGGCGGCCCAGCGTCACGCCGTAGAAGAAGCGCAGGGCGGCCACCGTCTGGTTCAGCGTCGCCCATGCAACACCCTGGGCCGCCAGATGGATCTGGTAGGTCCGGACATCCTCCAGGTCGAGGCGGTCGGGCGACCGGCCGAAGAAACGGCTGAACTTGGAAACCGCGTGGAGGTAGGATTGCTGGGTCGCCGGCGACAGGTTGCGGAGCGTCATGTCCTCGACCATCCGGCGGCGCAGGGGGCTCATCTCGGCCATCTGGGGATCTCCTGCTGTGAGAGGTGGGCTTCGACAACCGCATCCTCTCAGGCAGGAGGCTCTCCGACACTTACCCCATTCGCCGAATACCGCGGCAGCGGTTTAGTTCAATCGATCTTGCGCTCTGGGCTGAGCTGTGATTCATCGTTATTGGAGGTGGATCATGAGGCAGGGCTATTGGTCGGATCTTCGTACCCGGATTATCGGAGCGATCAAGACCGGGAGTTGATGTCGAGCGGCGGTTCGGCGTCAGCGCGAGCACGAGCATCCGGCTGGCGCAACGGAAGGCCGCGACCGGCTCGCTGGAGCCGGCGGGGGACTATCGGGAATTTCGTGCTTGGCGGGGTTATCCTGAAACAGAAGGAGACCCTGAATGGCCCGACGCGAAGATCCTGTTGTTCCCGACGCGATCCTTGACCAACTGTTGGCTGGAGCCGATGCGAAGACGGCATTCGACTAGAACGGCTTGCTCGACCGGCTGAAGAAGGCGGTGACGGAGCGAGCGCTGATGGCTGCGCGTCCTGAACGAGTTGAAGAACCGATGATGTTGGTGCAGGCCAAGGAGCGACGTAATTCCTTGGGCAGGCCCAGGCGGACGACACACAGGATCTCATCCAGGCCCTCCAGGATGGTGGCGGTGATACCGGGCCACTCCTTGTCCAGCCGCCGCGCCAGGTTCCGGATCAGCTGCTCGGCCCGGACGGCATCCTCCATCTCCCAGGCCTGCCGGAGAGCCTTGCGCACCGTGGCGTGCGCCTCCCTGGGCAGACGCTCGGCGATGTTCCTGGCCTTGTGAACCTGGCAGCGCTGGATCGGCGTGTTCCTGCCAAAGGTGCGGCGGATCGCCTTGGACAGGGCCCTGGCGCCGTCGATGATGAACAGCCGCACCACCGCCGGGTCGAGGCCGCGCTCGACCAGGTTGTCGAGCAGCGCCTGAACCGTGGCGGCATTTTCGGTGGCCCCCTCAACCAGCCCCAGCGGGTGCTTCTCGCCCGTGGCATCGATGCCGACCGCCGCGACCAGGATCAGGTCCTCCTGGACGTGCAGGCCGTCGATCTGGATCGCCAGCAGGTCCAGAGACGACAGGTCGCTTGCCAGCCAGTCCTTCAGCTTCGCGCTCGACAGCGCCACGAACTTGCGCGACACCGCCGACTTCGAGGTGCCGTCGCCCCGGGCCGAGGCGACATCGCCATCGGGCAGGCGAACCGAGCGCCGGAACCGCCGGGTCGAGACGTTGATCAGCATCTGGTTCATCGCCCAGCGGCCCAGCCAGTCCTCGCGCTGGCCCGCGGCGAGGCTGGGAAGCTCCAGCTCCTGCTGGCCATCCGGCGTCCGAACCCGCGGCCGGTCGATGTCGACCCGGCCGCCATGAAAAGCCACCGGGCTCCTGGCCTTTCCCCAGCGGCGACCCTGCCGGTCCTCATGGCGCTGGTGGCGCTCGCCGCACAGATCGGCGGCCTCTTCCTCCAGAAGATCCTGGAACGCTTCGATCCCCGCCAGCAGACAGAAATTCTCAAAGCTGCTCCGAACCTCCTGGAAGGCCGCCTTGGCAGCGTGACAGGATGACATGGCTAGCCTCGGGCTTCTGTGACGGCGAGGTCGGTGTCGTCGGTCGCCTTGAACCGCACCGGGATTCCCGGAGGCCGATTTGGTTGATTCACGCCGCCCTGGCGCCGTCCTCGGTTTGAGCATAGTAGCGTGCTTCGGCCTCGGCGGGTGGAATGTTGCCGATGGGTTCGAGCAGGCGCCGGTGGTTGAACCAGTTGACCCATTCCAAGGTGGCGAACTCGACGGCTTCCAAGTTGCGCCATGGCCCTCGGCGTCGGATCACCTCGGTCTTGTAGAGGCCGTTGATCGTCTCGGCCAAGGCGTTGTCATAGGAATCGCCGACGCTGCCGACCGACGGCTCGACACCGGCCTCGGCCAAGTGCTCGGTGTAGCGAATGCTGACATATTGCGACCCGCGGTCGGAATGGTGGATGAGGCCGCTGCCTTTGGCCGGACGGCGGTCGTGAAGCGCCTGCTCCAGGGCATCCAGGACAAATCCGGCGTGTGCGGTGCGCGAGACCCGCCAGCCGACAATCCGCCGGGCAAACGTGTCGATGACGAAGGCCACGTAAACGAAGCCTTGCCATGTCGCCACAAACGTGAAATCCGCGACCCACAAGGCGTTCGGGCAGGACGCCTGGAACTGGCGGTTCACCCGGTCGAGCGGACACGGTGCCGCCCGGTCGCTGATCGTCGTCCGCACCGTCTTGCCGCGTGTCACCCCCTTCAGCCCCATACGCCGCATCAGCCGGGCCACT is part of the Skermanella rosea genome and harbors:
- a CDS encoding ISL3 family transposase; translated protein: MITEPLLSLLPDGIVVDRVEVNSGLVTVHARSADLTACCSMCAMPSGRVHGRYIRRVADLPLMGRIVSLSLQIRRFCCLQSDCPRRIFAERLSAAVPDRKRRTIRLADVQRSLALGAGGELGSRLASRLAMPVSGDTLLRLIRAVPVEPALPARVIGIDDWAWRRGRRYGAIIVDLERANRPIELLPDRTAETVAAWLKDHPGVEIVARDRAGAFADGVRTGAPQAIQVADRFHLLRNLGDAVGNALNRHHRGIRAAAKAATALALPDPVPVKPASPPVSIVLPKPPTTRQQHSLDKRAARQARFDEVVALDAKGWSRSRIARTLGLDRGTVHDWLKAGRLPSWQQPSGDSTVDVHGDYLRRRWDEGCHNGVRLWRELRERGFTGGASTVRDWLRRLRAATPKSAGSAPAWKTPSGRRAAWLVVADADEIDETERRFVDALIAGSAELAHLIDLAREFRAMIRQQQEERLDDWLVAAEKTTFAGFVGGLRRDLAAVRAALSLSWSTGPVEGQICHLKTIKRTMCGRAGFDLLRHRVLEAA
- a CDS encoding IS91 family transposase, coding for MAAPLEVADIFRRHGADWRAAHAGHVSGDQGRVMAAIEACRTAALGGHVEGCGRCGHVRVAYNSCRNRHCPKCQGLARAQWLEDRQADLLPVPYFHVVFTVPAPVAEIAFQNKAVVYAILFRAAAETLRTLAADPRHLGAEVGGIAVLHTWGQALQHHPHVHCIVPGGGPAPGGGRWVACRPGFFLPVRVMSRLFRRLFLERLDAAFAAGTLRFFSDLAGLADPDAFARHLAPLRQAEWVVYAKPPFGGPEQVLAYLGRYTHRVALTNSRLLDLEDGRVRFRWKDYRRHAKAKVMSLEAGEFIRRFLLHVLPAGFHRIRHFGFLANGHRADKLALCRRLLAAPPPEPAHPADDYRERYRRLTGRSLDVCPCCAGPMMPLGVLARPARPSPPPWPDTS
- a CDS encoding tyrosine-type recombinase/integrase, coding for MAEMSPLRRRMVEDMTLRNLSPATQQSYLHAVSKFSRFFGRSPDRLDLEDVRTYQIHLAAQGVAWATLNQTVAALRFFYGVTLGRPEIPERIAYAREPRRLPVVLSTDEVVRFLEAVPSLKSRTALTTAYAAGLRVSEVVALKVADIDSARMLIRVEQGKGRKDRYVMLSAQLLAILRTYWRLAKPCHWLFPGRDQDRPIDQTVLHAACRSAREAAGLAKRVTVHTLRHSFATHLLEGGADIRIIQVLLGHTNISTTARYTQVSSSTIQKTASPLDRLRLEVVPPG
- a CDS encoding IS3 family transposase (programmed frameshift) produces the protein MTKQASPKYAPEIRERAVRMVFDHEGEHASQWAAISSIAAKIGCTAETLRGWVRQAERDQGKRPGPTTDEQERIKALEREVRELRQANEILRKASAYFCPGGARPPVQEMIAFIDEQRAVHGVEPICKVLPIAPSTYHAHAALRTDPSKAPARWRSDAELSVAIRRIWDGNFQVYGVRKVWRQLRREGLDVARCTVARLMRRMGLKGVTRGKTVRTTISDRAAPCPLDRVNRQFQASCPNALWVADFTFVATWQGFVYVAFVIDTFARRIVGWRVSRTAHAGFVLDALEQALHDRRPAKGSGLIHHSDRGSQYVSIRYTEHLAEAGVEPSVGSVGDSYDNALAETINGLYKTEVIRRRGPWRNLEAVEFATLEWVNWFNHRRLLEPIGNIPPAEAEARYYAQTEDGARAA